One segment of Neobacillus endophyticus DNA contains the following:
- a CDS encoding protoporphyrinogen/coproporphyrinogen oxidase, which yields MTKYEVAIVGGGIAGLTAAIYASKAGKRTIVLEQQKQLGGRAITNKKQGVYFNLGGHALYKGEAYDAFRELGLQLEGSTPSIDAYGIWKEQILPIPTNISSFFQTPVLSWRGKLDLAKWFIRLGKMDTSVWNQISIRNWIETQLHDPMLRNVFYALLRTSTYVLAPELHAAGPALKQLQRSLKGVLYLDKGWGTLVEELRELAVQQGVELVTGCKVVAVEHQDQKVHSILCEGGTRTEVSNVILTTPPSISHKLVPHADQTALDTWNKQAIPVTVACLDVGLRQLPKPKHQFIYGLDQPIFFTNQSREGKPRPAILSDDGTQVISLFKYQGPQTDAAKDEGELEQVLDMVQPGWRNELVIRQFLPKMTVVHDFPHMKRMEDPGPAVPEIEGLYVAGDWASHGELLVDASVASAKRAVSQLLNTREEIKL from the coding sequence ATGACAAAATATGAAGTGGCAATTGTAGGTGGGGGTATTGCGGGTTTAACGGCTGCGATCTATGCATCAAAAGCAGGGAAACGAACCATTGTATTGGAACAGCAAAAGCAATTGGGAGGCAGAGCCATCACTAACAAAAAGCAGGGTGTATATTTTAATTTGGGCGGGCATGCACTGTATAAAGGGGAGGCGTATGATGCATTTCGCGAACTCGGATTACAACTTGAGGGAAGCACACCGTCTATTGATGCTTACGGGATATGGAAAGAACAAATATTGCCAATACCAACGAACATATCCTCTTTCTTTCAAACTCCCGTCCTAAGTTGGAGAGGAAAGCTCGATTTGGCAAAATGGTTCATTAGATTAGGAAAAATGGACACAAGCGTTTGGAACCAGATCAGTATCCGCAATTGGATTGAAACTCAATTGCATGATCCGATGTTGCGCAACGTGTTCTATGCACTGCTCCGAACATCCACTTATGTACTTGCACCTGAATTACACGCTGCTGGTCCTGCCTTAAAGCAGCTGCAGCGTTCACTAAAAGGAGTCTTATATCTCGATAAAGGCTGGGGGACACTTGTAGAAGAACTGCGTGAACTTGCTGTCCAACAAGGAGTGGAGCTGGTCACCGGCTGTAAAGTGGTTGCAGTCGAACATCAAGATCAAAAAGTACACTCGATTTTATGTGAGGGTGGCACTAGAACAGAAGTATCGAATGTTATACTAACTACACCACCTTCTATTTCTCACAAACTGGTTCCCCATGCGGATCAAACAGCACTCGACACGTGGAATAAGCAAGCTATTCCTGTTACGGTTGCCTGTCTAGATGTTGGATTGCGCCAGCTGCCTAAGCCAAAGCACCAATTTATCTATGGATTGGATCAACCAATTTTCTTTACGAACCAATCACGGGAGGGAAAACCAAGGCCAGCTATCTTGAGTGATGATGGGACACAAGTGATATCGCTTTTTAAATATCAGGGTCCACAAACAGATGCAGCGAAGGATGAGGGTGAGTTGGAGCAAGTGTTAGATATGGTTCAACCCGGCTGGCGGAATGAACTAGTTATAAGACAGTTCCTGCCGAAAATGACGGTTGTCCACGATTTTCCTCATATGAAAAGAATGGAGGATCCGGGCCCTGCTGTTCCTGAAATTGAGGGGCTATATGTTGCTGGTGACTGGGCCTCACATGGGGAGCTGCTCGTTGATGCATCCGTAGCCAGCGCTAAACGAGCCGTTTCACAATTACTAAATACTAGAGAGGAAATCAAATTATGA
- a CDS encoding DoxX family protein has translation MQIVTIILEIILGIGYVIVGFMKFGAKEPVESFKQYGYSDGFRILVGIAEILGGIGMLIGIWSKLAGSLAGLWIVVIMLGALVTQIRAKSHANEVMLPVYFLVLALVVPVLNWIV, from the coding sequence TTGCAAATCGTAACGATTATACTTGAGATTATTCTGGGCATTGGTTATGTGATCGTCGGATTTATGAAGTTTGGAGCCAAAGAGCCGGTCGAATCATTCAAACAATACGGCTATTCGGATGGATTTCGCATTCTAGTCGGTATAGCGGAAATTCTCGGCGGGATCGGGATGCTGATTGGCATTTGGTCGAAACTGGCGGGATCACTAGCTGGTTTGTGGATTGTGGTCATCATGCTGGGTGCTCTTGTTACCCAAATTCGTGCGAAAAGCCACGCCAATGAAGTGATGCTGCCCGTATATTTTCTGGTCTTGGCCCTGGTGGTACCTGTGCTCAATTGGATTGTTTAA
- a CDS encoding RNA polymerase sigma-70 factor, protein MSMEELYQTYQPLLFSLSYRMLGSVMDSEDIVQEAFITFNQLPNYEHIENKKAYLCKIVTNRCLDLIRSSAKKREVYIGPWLPEPLLEIENSPNDPSKAFFQQESISTAYLLLLQQLNAIERAVFLLREVFQYPYDDIAEILGKSNANCRQIFHRAKKGMKYDPKKQPSISIAETIVKEFVQSILNGNVNQLLHLVSEDVAVYSDGGGKVKAAQIPIFGAARVVQLLQNLMKMYAGKFTIKYTSVNGLPGLILTSDDHLQYVYSFNFSGNQIQTIYFVANPDKLRHLQ, encoded by the coding sequence ATGAGTATGGAGGAACTTTATCAAACCTATCAACCTCTGCTTTTTTCCTTATCCTACCGTATGTTAGGCAGCGTGATGGATTCAGAGGATATTGTCCAAGAAGCGTTTATAACCTTTAATCAGCTTCCCAACTACGAACATATTGAAAACAAAAAAGCGTATCTATGTAAAATAGTCACCAATCGCTGTCTGGATTTGATACGTTCATCCGCAAAAAAACGTGAGGTATATATCGGACCCTGGCTTCCTGAACCATTGCTTGAAATAGAAAATTCACCTAACGATCCTTCAAAAGCCTTTTTTCAACAAGAATCCATCTCCACCGCATATTTATTGTTATTACAACAACTAAATGCGATAGAACGAGCCGTCTTTTTGCTTCGTGAAGTCTTCCAATACCCTTATGATGATATAGCTGAAATTCTTGGAAAAAGCAATGCTAACTGCCGGCAAATTTTCCACCGTGCGAAAAAAGGCATGAAATATGACCCTAAGAAACAGCCTTCGATTTCAATAGCGGAAACTATAGTAAAAGAGTTTGTACAGTCCATCTTAAATGGAAACGTAAATCAATTATTGCACCTTGTCAGCGAAGATGTCGCAGTGTACTCGGATGGCGGCGGCAAAGTAAAAGCCGCACAAATTCCTATTTTTGGTGCTGCCAGAGTGGTTCAATTGCTCCAAAACCTAATGAAAATGTATGCAGGCAAGTTTACCATCAAATATACATCTGTCAACGGTCTACCAGGACTGATTTTAACAAGCGATGATCACTTACAATATGTGTACTCCTTTAATTTTAGTGGCAATCAAATTCAGACGATATACTTCGTTGCTAATCCCGATAAACTACGACATTTGCAATAG
- a CDS encoding helix-turn-helix domain-containing protein: MIIVNLDVMMAKKKISLNELAQKIGITNTNLSILKTGKAKAIRFSTLEAICRELDCQPGDILEYTEGH, translated from the coding sequence ATGATAATCGTGAACTTAGATGTAATGATGGCAAAGAAAAAGATCTCATTAAATGAATTAGCACAAAAAATAGGTATTACTAATACTAATTTGTCCATATTAAAAACCGGTAAAGCAAAAGCTATTCGATTTTCCACCTTGGAAGCAATTTGTAGAGAGTTAGATTGCCAACCCGGTGACATTCTTGAATATACTGAGGGGCATTAG
- a CDS encoding bifunctional cytochrome P450/NADPH--P450 reductase, producing MGKLPAIPQPKTYGPLGNIPLIDRDKPILSFVKLAEEYGPIFRLQTPGGTAIIVSGHELVAEVCDQSRFDKSVEGALAKVRPFVGDGLFTSGTHEPNWRKAHNILMPTFSQRAMKDYHAMMIDIAVQLVQKWARLNPNEEVDVPEDMTRLTLDTIGLCGFNYRFNSYYRETPHPFIVSMVRALDEAMHQLQRLDIQDKLMVRTKRQFQHDIQTMFSLVDQIIAERKANGNQEENDLLSRMLNVKDPETGEKLDDENIRFQIITFLIAGHETTSGLLSFAIYFLLKNPDKLRKAYEEVDRVLTGPTPTYQQVLQLKYIRMILNESLRLWPTAPAFNLYAKEDTVIGGKYPIKKEEDRIIVLIPKLHRDKDAWGDNAEEFHPERFEDPNKVPHHAYKPFGNGQRACIGMQFALHEATLVLGMLLQHFELIDYQNYQLDVKQTLTLKPGDFKIRIRSRNQAAIRPSVLTPVAETPENHKLEQQVQNAASLQGLNNRPLLVLYGSDTGTAEGVARELADTASLHGVRTEVSPLNDRIGNLPKEGAVLIVTSSYNGKPPSNAGQFVQWLEELQPGELQGVHYAVFGCGDHNWASTYQHVPRFIDEQLAQKGATRFSALGEGDASGDFEEQFDQWKRSMWSDAMKTFGLELNENVEKERSTLSLQFIGGPGGSPLAHSYEAVNATIVENRELQSAGSDRSTRHIEVTLPQGVTYHEGDHLGVLPHNSEENVSRILRRYNLNGNDQVVLTASGRNAAHLPLDVPVSLHDLLSYSVEVQEAATRAQIRELASFTVCPPHKRELEDLVEEGIYQEQILKKRISLLDLLEKYEACEMPFERFLELLPALKPRYYSISSSPLVAQDRLSITVGVVSGPAWSGRGEYKGVASNYLAQRHNEDNIACFIRTPQSGFQLPKDPETPIIMVGPGTGIAPFRGFLQARRVQKQKGVKLGEAHLYFGCRHPEQDYLYRTELEKDEMDGLLSLHTAFSRSEGHPKTYVQHLMKQDGAKLISLLDNGAHLYICGDGSRMAPDVEDTLCQAYQEHHGVSEQEAKNWLNQLQREGRYGKDVWAGI from the coding sequence ATGGGAAAATTGCCTGCTATCCCTCAACCGAAAACCTATGGCCCGCTTGGTAATATTCCATTAATCGATAGAGATAAACCGATTTTATCGTTTGTCAAACTAGCAGAAGAGTACGGTCCCATTTTTCGACTTCAAACTCCAGGAGGTACCGCCATTATTGTTTCTGGACATGAACTGGTAGCAGAAGTCTGTGACCAGTCACGGTTCGATAAAAGTGTAGAAGGTGCTTTAGCAAAGGTTCGTCCCTTTGTTGGAGACGGGTTATTTACAAGCGGGACCCACGAGCCTAACTGGAGAAAAGCCCATAATATTCTGATGCCTACATTCAGCCAGCGGGCAATGAAGGATTACCATGCCATGATGATCGATATTGCCGTACAGCTCGTTCAAAAATGGGCACGGCTTAATCCGAATGAAGAGGTGGATGTCCCGGAGGATATGACCCGTCTTACATTGGACACGATTGGTCTATGCGGTTTTAATTACCGATTTAACAGTTATTATCGTGAGACTCCTCATCCTTTTATCGTCAGCATGGTCCGTGCTCTAGATGAAGCGATGCATCAATTACAGCGACTGGATATACAGGACAAACTCATGGTGAGAACGAAACGTCAATTTCAGCATGATATCCAAACCATGTTTTCTTTAGTGGATCAAATTATTGCTGAACGTAAGGCCAATGGAAACCAGGAAGAAAATGATTTGCTTTCCCGTATGTTAAATGTGAAGGATCCAGAAACAGGCGAAAAACTGGATGATGAAAATATTCGTTTCCAAATCATCACCTTTTTAATAGCCGGGCACGAGACAACAAGTGGATTGTTATCCTTTGCAATTTATTTCTTATTGAAAAATCCAGATAAATTGAGAAAAGCCTATGAAGAGGTAGATCGTGTATTAACAGGTCCCACTCCGACATATCAACAAGTTCTGCAGCTTAAGTATATCCGGATGATTTTAAATGAATCGCTGCGTCTATGGCCTACCGCACCAGCATTCAACCTTTACGCAAAAGAGGACACGGTGATTGGCGGGAAATACCCAATTAAGAAAGAAGAAGATCGCATTATCGTTCTTATTCCAAAGCTGCATCGGGATAAAGACGCATGGGGAGACAATGCGGAAGAATTTCATCCTGAACGGTTTGAAGACCCAAACAAAGTCCCTCATCATGCTTATAAGCCATTTGGAAATGGCCAACGGGCATGTATCGGTATGCAGTTTGCCCTTCATGAGGCCACTCTCGTACTGGGAATGCTTCTCCAGCATTTCGAATTGATCGATTATCAAAACTATCAGCTGGATGTCAAGCAAACATTAACGCTAAAGCCAGGTGATTTTAAGATAAGGATTCGATCCCGAAATCAAGCTGCCATCCGTCCATCTGTCCTAACACCTGTAGCGGAGACGCCGGAGAATCACAAGTTGGAACAGCAAGTTCAGAATGCAGCTTCTCTCCAAGGACTCAATAATCGTCCGCTTCTTGTTCTTTACGGTTCTGATACTGGAACTGCTGAAGGTGTAGCACGGGAACTTGCGGATACAGCGAGTTTGCATGGCGTACGGACTGAAGTATCGCCTTTAAATGACCGAATTGGTAACTTACCGAAAGAGGGGGCAGTTCTCATTGTTACTTCCTCTTATAACGGAAAGCCACCGAGCAATGCTGGACAATTCGTACAATGGCTTGAAGAACTACAACCTGGTGAGCTACAAGGTGTTCATTATGCGGTGTTTGGCTGTGGAGATCATAACTGGGCTAGTACTTATCAGCATGTCCCGAGATTCATTGATGAGCAGCTTGCCCAAAAAGGAGCAACCCGATTTTCGGCACTCGGGGAGGGCGATGCAAGCGGAGACTTTGAGGAGCAGTTTGACCAATGGAAACGCAGCATGTGGTCGGATGCGATGAAAACTTTTGGATTAGAGCTCAATGAAAATGTAGAAAAAGAACGCAGTACCTTAAGCCTTCAGTTTATCGGTGGTCCTGGAGGGTCTCCTCTTGCTCATTCGTACGAAGCAGTGAATGCAACTATTGTGGAAAATCGCGAACTCCAATCAGCTGGCAGTGATCGGAGCACTCGGCATATCGAGGTGACCTTACCGCAAGGAGTTACTTATCACGAAGGAGACCATCTCGGAGTGCTTCCGCACAACAGTGAGGAAAATGTCAGCCGCATTCTCCGTAGGTATAATTTGAATGGAAACGATCAAGTAGTGCTGACAGCAAGTGGACGAAACGCAGCTCATCTGCCACTTGATGTGCCTGTTAGTTTACATGATCTTCTTAGCTATAGTGTGGAAGTGCAGGAAGCAGCAACCAGAGCACAAATACGGGAACTGGCGTCGTTTACGGTTTGTCCTCCGCACAAACGCGAATTAGAAGATTTAGTGGAAGAGGGAATTTACCAGGAGCAAATATTAAAGAAACGTATTTCCCTGTTAGATCTTCTCGAAAAGTACGAAGCATGTGAAATGCCGTTTGAGCGGTTTTTAGAACTTCTCCCTGCACTCAAACCACGTTACTATTCTATTTCAAGCTCACCACTCGTTGCCCAAGATCGCCTGAGTATTACAGTCGGTGTTGTAAGCGGACCTGCATGGAGTGGACGAGGCGAATATAAAGGGGTCGCTTCTAACTATTTAGCTCAACGTCACAACGAAGACAATATTGCTTGTTTTATTCGTACTCCACAATCCGGTTTTCAGTTGCCAAAAGATCCAGAAACGCCAATTATCATGGTTGGACCAGGAACTGGGATTGCACCATTTAGAGGTTTTTTACAAGCTCGCCGTGTTCAAAAACAAAAAGGGGTAAAGTTAGGAGAAGCTCATCTATATTTCGGTTGTCGTCATCCCGAACAAGATTATCTTTATCGTACAGAACTGGAAAAAGATGAAATGGATGGCTTACTATCCTTGCACACAGCTTTTTCTCGCTCAGAAGGACATCCCAAAACATATGTACAGCACTTAATGAAACAAGATGGAGCTAAATTAATTTCATTATTAGATAATGGAGCTCACCTCTATATATGCGGTGATGGAAGTCGAATGGCTCCAGATGTAGAAGATACTCTTTGTCAGGCTTACCAAGAACATCATGGGGTCAGTGAACAAGAGGCAAAAAATTGGTTGAATCAGTTACAACGTGAAGGACGATATGGAAAAGATGTTTGGGCTGGAATCTAA
- a CDS encoding DUF4362 domain-containing protein: protein MQKYLLVMIFGIILLSGCSLNVGTSKNQEPDSKVGTENQKKSYQPETAIENGDIVNLHGKISNLDKFKNFIKNVKSGNKDKIRITMYTDEGDPIFYNLNYDSKQIQYTFDNSQDKFAGSDKGVKSTSCTDIGTKNTENVVEYHLSGCSSEVGNTFHFLVSK, encoded by the coding sequence ATGCAAAAGTATTTATTAGTAATGATTTTTGGAATCATTTTATTATCAGGTTGTTCCTTAAATGTGGGTACTTCTAAGAATCAGGAACCAGATAGTAAAGTAGGGACTGAAAACCAAAAGAAATCTTATCAGCCCGAGACAGCAATAGAAAATGGAGATATAGTGAATTTGCACGGAAAAATTAGTAACTTAGATAAATTTAAAAATTTTATAAAAAATGTTAAAAGTGGTAATAAAGATAAAATCCGAATCACAATGTACACTGATGAAGGGGACCCAATTTTCTATAATTTAAATTATGACAGCAAGCAAATTCAATACACTTTTGATAACTCACAAGATAAATTCGCAGGTTCTGATAAAGGAGTAAAAAGTACGTCTTGTACCGACATTGGAACAAAAAACACAGAAAATGTGGTTGAATACCATTTAAGTGGGTGTTCTTCGGAAGTAGGAAATACATTTCATTTTTTAGTTTCGAAATAA
- a CDS encoding DoxX family protein, translated as MQIVSIILEIILGIGYVIVGFMKFGAKEPVESFKQYGYSVGFRILVGIAEILGGIGMLIGIWSKLAGSLAGLWIVVIMLGALVTQIRAKSHANEVMLPVYFLVLALVVPVLNWIV; from the coding sequence TTGCAAATCGTATCGATTATACTTGAGATTATTCTGGGCATTGGTTATGTGATCGTCGGATTTATGAAGTTTGGAGCCAAAGAGCCGGTCGAATCATTCAAACAATACGGCTATTCGGTTGGATTTCGCATTCTAGTCGGTATAGCGGAAATTCTCGGCGGGATCGGGATGCTGATTGGCATTTGGTCGAAACTGGCGGGATCACTAGCTGGTTTGTGGATTGTGGTCATCATGCTGGGTGCTCTTGTTACCCAAATTCGTGCGAAAAGCCACGCCAATGAAGTGATGCTGCCCGTATATTTTCTGGTCTTGGCCCTGGTGGTACCTGTGCTCAATTGGATTGTTTAA
- a CDS encoding cupin domain-containing protein, which yields MKIGQLEVFNLHKLIQDQTEYTNFIVSEVNDHALRIAVINGEFHWHKHEDCDELFYVLEGELFIDLENNETVSLKPGEMFTVPANTMHRTRSNERTVNLCFEKSSNNING from the coding sequence ATGAAAATAGGTCAATTAGAAGTTTTTAATCTACATAAATTAATCCAAGACCAAACTGAATATACAAATTTTATCGTAAGTGAAGTTAATGATCACGCACTTAGAATAGCCGTTATAAATGGGGAATTTCATTGGCATAAGCACGAGGATTGTGATGAATTATTTTATGTATTAGAAGGTGAACTATTTATAGACTTAGAAAACAATGAAACAGTATCATTAAAACCAGGTGAAATGTTTACTGTTCCTGCTAATACAATGCATCGAACTCGTTCAAATGAACGAACAGTTAACTTATGTTTTGAAAAGTCCAGTAATAATATTAACGGATAG
- a CDS encoding RrF2 family transcriptional regulator — translation MHLKKKKHTVTPSAFGLAIQGLVLLSMSDNVLSSKEIANMMESGTTFMRRVMSQLVRANLVEAREGRDGGYLLAKPANSITLADVYRALQMSNPLGSGMVDSTLDCERGASVRSLFQELSSQVEESTLHVFKQYTIERIAAEVFKNEV, via the coding sequence ATGCATCTGAAGAAAAAAAAACACACGGTCACTCCGTCGGCATTCGGTTTGGCCATACAAGGACTTGTCTTACTTTCGATGTCAGATAACGTGCTTTCAAGTAAAGAAATTGCGAATATGATGGAATCTGGAACGACGTTTATGCGCCGGGTGATGAGTCAACTGGTTCGTGCAAATCTTGTCGAGGCTAGGGAAGGCAGAGATGGCGGCTACTTGCTGGCCAAACCTGCAAACTCGATTACATTGGCGGACGTTTACCGGGCTCTGCAAATGAGCAATCCTTTGGGAAGTGGGATGGTCGATTCCACGCTCGACTGCGAACGCGGGGCGTCAGTAAGAAGCCTTTTTCAGGAATTGTCTTCTCAAGTGGAAGAGAGTACGCTTCACGTTTTCAAGCAGTATACGATTGAGCGTATTGCGGCAGAAGTTTTTAAAAACGAAGTATAA
- a CDS encoding DoxX family protein, whose amino-acid sequence MQIVTIILEIILGIGYVIVGFMKFGAKEPVESFKQYGYSVGFRILVGIAEILGGIGMLIGIWSKLAGSLAGLWIVVIMLGALVTQIRAKSHANEVMLPVYFLVLALVVPVLNWIV is encoded by the coding sequence TTGCAAATCGTAACGATTATACTTGAGATTATTCTGGGCATTGGTTATGTGATCGTCGGATTTATGAAGTTTGGAGCCAAAGAGCCGGTCGAATCATTCAAACAATACGGCTATTCGGTTGGATTTCGCATTCTAGTCGGTATAGCGGAAATTCTCGGCGGGATCGGGATGCTGATTGGCATTTGGTCGAAACTGGCGGGATCACTAGCTGGTTTGTGGATTGTGGTCATCATGCTGGGTGCTCTTGTTACCCAAATTCGTGCGAAAAGCCACGCCAATGAAGTGATGCTGCCCGTATATTTTCTGGTCTTGGCCCTGGTGGTACCTGTGCTCAATTGGATTGTTTAA
- a CDS encoding DUF2975 domain-containing protein has translation MKINVIKLISILLTVFFWVGLIITVCTSAVVASLAFKPSILKGAEINSYNHITVGIFNISYHNNSVLPPDLLTAPLFFVLLTLLCWYFRKIFKNLSQGKLFVSNNANAIIIIGILLLINSLIISLPDLLIAKQLLPKIHIDNGQVNASYNIPTPLFIASVLIIFLGVFFHKAVKIASENELTI, from the coding sequence ATGAAAATAAATGTAATTAAGTTGATATCTATTTTATTAACAGTGTTTTTTTGGGTTGGATTAATAATTACAGTATGTACTTCAGCAGTTGTCGCAAGCCTTGCTTTTAAACCTTCCATTTTGAAAGGAGCAGAAATAAACTCTTATAATCATATAACCGTAGGAATATTTAATATTAGTTATCATAATAATAGTGTCCTTCCCCCTGATTTATTGACAGCTCCATTATTTTTCGTTTTACTTACTCTTTTATGTTGGTACTTTAGAAAAATCTTTAAGAACTTGTCACAGGGAAAATTATTTGTTTCAAACAATGCAAATGCGATTATCATCATTGGGATTCTGTTATTGATTAATTCATTAATTATTTCACTCCCCGATTTGTTAATTGCAAAACAACTACTGCCTAAAATACATATTGATAATGGACAAGTAAATGCTTCTTACAATATCCCAACTCCCTTGTTTATAGCATCGGTTTTGATCATCTTTTTAGGTGTTTTCTTTCATAAGGCAGTTAAGATTGCAAGTGAAAATGAATTAACTATTTAG